A region of the Variovorax sp. 54 genome:
CGCCAGAAGGCGGACGACGGCATGACCCAACCGGTGTTGACGGCCATCTTCCTGGTGCTGGCGGCGTTGCTGCTGGCGCTTCTGCAGCAGTACGCCGTGGCGCCGCGCATCGTGGCGCGCGACAACCTCAAGCTGTGGCATGCCGTGGGCACGGGTATGTATTTCGTTCAATGGGTGTGCGCCGGCACGCTGCTGTGGCGCATGGGCGGCGCCGCTCGGGCGCCACGCTGAACTGGAGGGGCGGCAGCGACAGAGGATGTCGCCGCCGCCTCCGGCTCTATTACTCTTTCCAGTGCCTGGCGACCCAGCTCGCCG
Encoded here:
- a CDS encoding DUF4149 domain-containing protein, which translates into the protein MKDRVALMLAALWWGSLTTIGFLVVPMLFAKLGNPAVAGNFAAQLFEAQSWIAIGCGLILLIHFRQKADDGMTQPVLTAIFLVLAALLLALLQQYAVAPRIVARDNLKLWHAVGTGMYFVQWVCAGTLLWRMGGAARAPR